The following are encoded in a window of Mycobacterium sp. ELW1 genomic DNA:
- a CDS encoding TetR/AcrR family transcriptional regulator, with product MNSPSEEPAWKQRAVERSIRTAKVRAGQRVQRFLDAAQAIITEKGSTDFTVQEVVDRSRQSLRSFYLQFDGKHELLLALFEDALSRAADQIRAATSAQNDPLDRLKVAVTLLFELSRPDPTARRPLFTDFAPQLLISHPNEVKVAHAPLVALFAELMDEAAAAGELREDANPRRMAAMTMQTIMFIAQSSGVEDDENVHTPISGDEVWTFCSQGFARK from the coding sequence GTGAACAGCCCGAGCGAAGAGCCTGCCTGGAAGCAGCGCGCCGTCGAGCGGTCGATCCGGACCGCCAAGGTGCGCGCCGGGCAGCGCGTGCAGCGATTCCTGGATGCCGCGCAAGCCATCATCACCGAAAAGGGCAGCACCGACTTCACCGTGCAGGAAGTCGTCGACCGGTCCCGCCAGTCACTCCGTAGCTTCTATCTGCAGTTCGACGGTAAGCACGAGTTGCTGCTCGCCCTGTTCGAGGATGCGCTGAGCCGAGCCGCCGATCAGATCCGGGCCGCGACGTCGGCTCAGAACGATCCGCTGGACCGACTCAAGGTGGCCGTCACCCTGCTGTTCGAACTGTCCCGGCCGGATCCGACCGCGCGCCGGCCGTTGTTCACCGACTTCGCCCCCCAGCTGCTGATCTCACATCCCAACGAGGTCAAGGTCGCTCACGCACCGCTGGTGGCGCTGTTCGCCGAGTTGATGGACGAGGCGGCGGCGGCCGGGGAGCTGAGGGAAGACGCCAACCCCCGCCGCATGGCGGCGATGACGATGCAGACCATCATGTTCATCGCCCAGTCCAGCGGGGTCGAGGACGACGAGAACGTTCACACGCCGATCAGCGGTGACGAAGTGTGGACCTTCTGCTCTCAGGGATTCGCCCGCAAATAA
- a CDS encoding acyl-CoA dehydrogenase family protein, which yields MLADTLEKSMSAAAAEGSPNVEDVLRDLGWLEMLDEIPAEATALVFRLLGETGTHAGVINDVVLASAGQVPGGTVALPYTGGRWVIWERADGAHSAMDPELPVGTVGAGSEVPLARGRLALGWWLTGSARAMLRLARQHAVDRVQFGRPIGSFQAVRHRLAETLVAVEGAEATLLVAQNEGTDLACLLGKAAAGQAALTAAKHCQQVLGGIGFTDEHDLHRHVKRTLVLDGLLGSARDLTREAGSMIRSLGHAPRLGNL from the coding sequence ATGCTGGCCGACACGCTCGAGAAATCGATGAGCGCCGCGGCCGCGGAGGGTTCCCCCAACGTCGAAGACGTGCTGCGCGACCTCGGCTGGCTGGAGATGCTCGACGAGATCCCCGCCGAGGCAACGGCCTTGGTGTTCCGGCTGTTGGGTGAGACCGGCACGCATGCCGGCGTGATCAACGACGTGGTGCTCGCATCGGCCGGGCAGGTGCCGGGTGGCACGGTCGCACTGCCGTATACCGGTGGCCGCTGGGTGATCTGGGAGCGCGCCGACGGTGCTCATTCGGCGATGGATCCCGAGCTGCCGGTCGGCACCGTCGGCGCCGGCTCGGAGGTGCCGTTGGCCAGGGGGCGCCTCGCGCTGGGGTGGTGGCTGACCGGTTCGGCCCGGGCGATGCTGAGGCTGGCGCGGCAGCATGCCGTGGACCGGGTCCAGTTCGGCCGTCCGATCGGGTCGTTCCAGGCGGTGCGCCACCGACTTGCCGAGACGCTGGTCGCCGTCGAGGGCGCCGAAGCGACCCTGCTGGTGGCCCAGAACGAAGGCACCGATCTGGCCTGTTTGTTGGGCAAAGCCGCCGCCGGTCAGGCCGCCTTGACCGCGGCCAAGCACTGTCAGCAGGTTCTCGGCGGCATCGGGTTCACCGATGAGCACGACCTGCATCGGCACGTGAAGCGCACCCTCGTGCTCGACGGGCTGCTCGGCTCGGCACGCGATCTGACCAGGGAAGCCGGGTCGATGATCAGGTCACTGGGGCACGCTCCACGGCTCGGAAATCTGTGA
- a CDS encoding acyl-CoA dehydrogenase family protein, whose translation MSTAAESGTTADEFRNDLRAWLDTHDLSPGPDHSLPAHIEQMSRVRRALYDAGWMRYGWPEEVGGLGGSVIMRMIVAEEVLGRNIAEPGPYSMMEVLVPTMISYARPELAAEMVPRYLRGEEHWCQGFSEPGSGSDLASLSTKATQRGDEWVINGQKVWTSFAQFSKRCVLLTRTGSPETPKHEGITAFFIDMDSPGITVRPLHTMHGVDEFCEVYFDDVVVPAHRMLGNPGDGWRLANDLLPFERSTCFWQRISYLFTRLDRLIADETDAGDAELGAAYLALHTVRCRSAATQHRFAEGAKLGPETSIDKVLLAGAEQRLYDTARDVLPGVLELDETPWRSEFLYSRSATIYGGTAEIQRNIIARRLLDLGKE comes from the coding sequence ATGAGCACGGCAGCCGAATCCGGCACGACCGCCGACGAATTCCGCAACGACCTGCGAGCCTGGCTCGACACGCACGATCTGAGCCCCGGCCCGGATCATTCGCTGCCTGCTCATATCGAGCAGATGAGCCGGGTACGCCGAGCCCTCTATGACGCCGGATGGATGCGCTACGGCTGGCCGGAGGAAGTAGGCGGTCTGGGCGGCTCGGTGATCATGCGGATGATCGTCGCCGAGGAGGTGCTCGGTCGCAACATCGCCGAGCCGGGACCGTACTCGATGATGGAAGTCCTTGTGCCGACGATGATCTCGTATGCGCGACCGGAGCTCGCCGCCGAGATGGTGCCGCGTTACCTGCGCGGCGAAGAGCACTGGTGTCAGGGCTTCTCCGAGCCCGGCTCCGGCAGTGACCTGGCGTCGCTGAGCACCAAGGCCACCCAGCGCGGCGACGAGTGGGTGATCAACGGCCAAAAGGTGTGGACCAGCTTCGCCCAGTTCTCCAAGCGCTGCGTCCTGTTGACCCGCACCGGCTCGCCGGAAACGCCCAAACACGAGGGCATCACCGCGTTCTTCATCGACATGGACTCCCCCGGCATCACGGTGCGACCGCTGCACACTATGCACGGCGTCGACGAATTCTGCGAGGTGTACTTCGACGACGTGGTGGTGCCGGCCCATCGCATGCTCGGCAATCCCGGGGATGGCTGGCGGCTTGCCAACGACCTGTTGCCATTCGAGCGATCCACCTGTTTCTGGCAGCGAATCTCCTACCTGTTCACCCGGTTGGACCGGCTGATCGCTGACGAGACCGATGCCGGTGACGCTGAACTCGGCGCGGCCTACCTCGCGCTGCACACCGTGCGCTGCAGGTCGGCGGCGACCCAGCACCGCTTCGCCGAAGGGGCGAAACTCGGGCCGGAGACTTCGATCGACAAGGTGCTGCTGGCCGGTGCTGAACAGCGCCTCTACGACACCGCGCGAGATGTGCTGCCAGGGGTGCTCGAACTCGACGAGACACCCTGGCGCTCGGAGTTCCTGTACTCGCGTTCGGCCACCATCTACGGCGGCACCGCGGAGATCCAGCGCAACATCATCGCCCGCCGGCTTCTCGACCTCGGGAAGGAGTGA
- a CDS encoding nuclear transport factor 2 family protein encodes MSTKRTDDIVEIQQLLARYAVTITQLDVENLVKVFTKDGTYSAFGETYSLGRFPELVDAAPKGLFMTGESLVEFDENDPDKATGTQPLCFIEHSAHDMRIGYYRDTYLRTEKGWRLSTRAMTFIRRTGVHDSGRPHAIGRPAGG; translated from the coding sequence ATGTCAACAAAACGGACTGACGACATCGTCGAGATCCAGCAACTGCTCGCCCGCTACGCGGTGACGATCACCCAGCTGGATGTCGAGAATCTGGTGAAGGTCTTCACCAAAGACGGCACGTACAGCGCGTTCGGCGAAACCTATTCACTGGGACGGTTTCCCGAGCTCGTCGACGCCGCACCCAAAGGGCTGTTCATGACCGGCGAGTCGCTGGTCGAATTTGATGAGAACGACCCCGACAAGGCCACCGGCACCCAACCGCTGTGCTTCATCGAGCATTCGGCGCACGACATGCGCATCGGCTACTACCGCGACACCTACCTGCGGACCGAGAAGGGGTGGCGGCTCAGCACTCGCGCGATGACGTTCATCCGGCGCACCGGTGTGCACGATTCGGGCCGTCCGCACGCGATCGGCCGGCCGGCCGGCGGATGA
- a CDS encoding amidohydrolase family protein — MSALRASGSSPRATTLKAAGYVDVDAGEIVRPAIVKVDGDRIVSVGGEVDESSDVIDLGDAILLPGLMDMEVNLLMGGRGENPGLSQVQDDPPTRTLRAVGNARRTLRAGFTTVRNLGLFVKTGGYLLDVALGKAIDAGWIEGPRIVPAGHAITPTGGHLDPTMFAAFMPGALELTVEEGIANGVDEIRKAVRYQIKHGAQLIKVCVSGGVMSLTGEAGAQHYSDEELRAIVDEAHRRGLRVAAHTHGAEAVKHAVACGIDCIEHGFLMDDEAIQMLVDNDRFLVTTRRLAQAMDVSHAPKALQDKAAEMFPKAETSIKAAYEAGVKIAVGTDAPAIPHGKNADELVTLVEWGMPPAAVLRAATVVGAELINVTDRGRIAEGLLADIIAVPGDPLSDITVTQNVTFVMKGGKVYVNKTD; from the coding sequence TTGTCTGCTCTTCGCGCAAGCGGCTCATCGCCACGCGCAACGACCCTGAAGGCTGCCGGGTACGTCGACGTCGACGCGGGCGAGATCGTCCGCCCCGCCATCGTGAAGGTCGACGGCGACCGGATCGTCTCCGTGGGCGGCGAGGTTGACGAGAGCTCCGATGTCATCGATCTGGGTGACGCCATCCTCCTTCCGGGCCTGATGGACATGGAGGTCAACCTCCTGATGGGCGGCCGGGGCGAAAACCCCGGCCTCTCGCAGGTCCAGGATGATCCGCCGACCCGGACGCTGCGCGCGGTCGGCAATGCCCGCCGCACCCTGCGCGCGGGTTTCACCACGGTGCGCAACCTCGGGCTGTTCGTGAAGACCGGCGGCTACCTGCTGGACGTCGCGCTGGGCAAGGCGATCGACGCGGGCTGGATCGAGGGTCCTCGGATCGTGCCTGCCGGTCATGCCATCACTCCGACCGGCGGGCATCTGGACCCGACGATGTTCGCCGCGTTCATGCCGGGTGCCCTCGAGCTGACGGTCGAGGAGGGTATCGCCAACGGTGTCGACGAGATCCGCAAGGCGGTGCGCTACCAGATCAAGCACGGCGCGCAGCTGATCAAGGTGTGCGTGTCCGGGGGTGTGATGTCGCTGACCGGTGAGGCAGGGGCGCAACACTATTCGGACGAGGAACTCCGGGCAATCGTCGACGAGGCGCACCGGCGCGGGCTGCGGGTGGCCGCTCACACCCACGGAGCCGAGGCCGTCAAGCATGCGGTGGCGTGCGGTATCGACTGCATCGAGCATGGCTTCCTGATGGACGACGAGGCCATCCAGATGCTGGTCGACAATGACCGATTTCTGGTGACCACCCGCCGCCTGGCCCAGGCGATGGATGTCTCGCACGCACCGAAGGCGCTGCAGGACAAGGCCGCCGAGATGTTCCCGAAGGCGGAGACGTCGATCAAGGCCGCCTACGAGGCCGGGGTGAAGATCGCGGTCGGCACCGATGCACCCGCGATCCCGCACGGCAAGAACGCCGATGAACTGGTGACCCTGGTGGAATGGGGTATGCCGCCGGCCGCGGTGCTGCGGGCGGCCACCGTCGTCGGAGCCGAGCTGATCAACGTCACCGACCGGGGCCGGATCGCCGAAGGTCTGCTCGCCGACATCATCGCCGTGCCCGGTGATCCGTTGTCCGACATCACTGTCACCCAGAACGTCACCTTCGTCATGAAAGGCGGGAAGGTCTATGTCAACAAAACGGACTGA
- a CDS encoding aromatic ring-hydroxylating dioxygenase subunit alpha produces the protein MAFFKKPDVGSWTENWPELGTGPVNYEDSIDPEHWKLEQQAIFRKTWLQMGRVELIPKKGNYITRELPSVGPGTSIIIVNDGDEVRAFYNLCRHRGNKLVWNDYPGEEVSGSCRQFVCKYHAWRYSLKGDLTFIQQEQEFFDVDKADYPLKPVRCEVWEGFIFVNFDDDAVSLEEYLGEFGQGLKGYPFHEMTEHYSYRATVGANWKLFIDAFVEFYHAPILHMKQAEKEEAEKLAKFGFEALHYDIKGDHSMISSWGGMSPPKDLKMVKPIERILHSGLFGPWDRPNIKGILPDELPPAINPGRHSTWGQDSFEFFPNFTLLFWAPGWYLTYNYWPTGVDSHIFEADLYFVPPKNLRERLSQELAAVTFKEYAFQDANTLEATQTQIGTRAVLDFPLCDQEILLRHLHHTAHKYVDRYKESLAAGNGNGAAAALSPRAEERDPANV, from the coding sequence GTGGCATTTTTCAAGAAGCCGGATGTCGGCAGCTGGACCGAGAACTGGCCAGAACTGGGCACCGGTCCGGTCAACTACGAGGACTCGATTGATCCCGAGCACTGGAAGCTGGAGCAGCAGGCCATCTTCCGCAAGACCTGGCTGCAGATGGGCCGCGTGGAGCTGATTCCCAAGAAGGGCAACTACATCACCCGCGAGCTGCCGTCGGTCGGCCCGGGTACGTCGATCATCATCGTCAACGACGGTGACGAGGTCCGTGCCTTCTACAACCTGTGCCGCCATCGCGGCAACAAGCTGGTGTGGAATGACTATCCCGGCGAAGAGGTTTCGGGCAGCTGCCGGCAATTCGTCTGCAAGTACCACGCCTGGCGGTACTCGCTGAAGGGCGACCTGACGTTCATCCAGCAGGAGCAGGAGTTCTTCGACGTCGACAAGGCCGACTACCCGCTCAAGCCGGTGCGCTGTGAGGTGTGGGAAGGCTTCATCTTCGTCAACTTCGACGACGATGCGGTCTCGCTCGAGGAGTACCTGGGCGAGTTCGGCCAAGGCCTGAAGGGCTATCCCTTCCACGAGATGACCGAGCACTACAGCTACCGCGCGACGGTCGGCGCCAACTGGAAGCTGTTCATCGACGCCTTCGTCGAGTTCTACCACGCGCCGATCCTGCACATGAAGCAGGCGGAGAAGGAGGAAGCCGAGAAGCTCGCCAAGTTCGGCTTCGAGGCGCTGCACTACGACATCAAGGGCGACCACTCGATGATCTCGTCCTGGGGTGGCATGAGTCCGCCGAAGGACCTGAAGATGGTCAAGCCCATCGAGCGGATCCTGCACAGCGGTCTGTTCGGGCCGTGGGATCGCCCGAACATCAAAGGCATCCTGCCCGACGAGCTGCCGCCGGCGATCAATCCCGGCCGGCACTCGACGTGGGGCCAGGATTCGTTCGAGTTCTTCCCGAACTTCACGTTGCTGTTCTGGGCGCCGGGCTGGTACTTGACCTACAACTACTGGCCCACCGGAGTGGACTCCCATATCTTCGAGGCCGACCTCTACTTCGTGCCGCCGAAGAACCTGCGGGAACGACTCTCCCAGGAATTGGCCGCGGTGACCTTCAAGGAATACGCGTTCCAAGACGCCAACACACTGGAAGCCACCCAGACCCAGATCGGCACCCGCGCCGTGCTGGATTTCCCGCTGTGCGACCAGGAGATCCTGTTGCGCCACCTGCACCACACCGCACACAAGTACGTGGATCGGTACAAAGAGTCCTTGGCCGCCGGGAACGGAAACGGGGCGGCCGCCGCACTGAGCCCGAGGGCAGAAGAAAGGGATCCCGCAAATGTCTAA
- a CDS encoding carboxymuconolactone decarboxylase family protein produces MRLTPLPAEQWDDEVQLALKGMLPRDRQNPEGAGTALSTLVRHPDLTKAYLGFNVYLLFRSTLPARLREVAVLRVAHRRDCAYEWEHHVEMAKAEGLTDDDVEAIRNGRADDDLDRLVVRATDELEEKSNLTDETWTALGEHLTERQRMDFVFTVGAYGMLAMAFNTFGVQLENER; encoded by the coding sequence ATGCGCCTGACACCGCTACCCGCGGAGCAGTGGGACGACGAGGTCCAGCTCGCCCTCAAGGGGATGTTGCCCCGCGACCGGCAGAACCCCGAGGGCGCCGGCACGGCGCTGTCGACCCTCGTTCGTCATCCCGATCTGACCAAGGCATACCTCGGCTTCAACGTCTATCTGCTCTTCCGCTCCACGTTGCCGGCCCGGCTGCGTGAGGTGGCGGTCCTGCGGGTGGCGCATCGGCGCGACTGCGCCTACGAGTGGGAGCACCACGTCGAGATGGCCAAGGCGGAGGGGCTGACCGACGACGACGTCGAGGCCATCCGCAACGGCAGGGCCGACGACGATCTCGACAGGCTGGTCGTGCGGGCCACCGACGAGCTCGAGGAGAAATCGAATCTGACTGACGAAACCTGGACCGCGCTCGGCGAGCATCTCACCGAGCGTCAGCGCATGGACTTCGTCTTCACCGTCGGCGCCTACGGCATGTTGGCCATGGCGTTCAACACTTTTGGCGTACAGCTCGAGAACGAAAGGTAA
- a CDS encoding acyl-CoA dehydrogenase family protein — MSFELTEDQELIRKSVRELASRFDDHYWMEKDQQHEFPSEFYDAIAGGGWLGMTIPEEYGGHGLGITEATILAEEVARSGGGMNAASSIHMSIFGMQPVVVFGSDEMKAATLPRIVNGDLHVCFGVTEPGAGLDTSRITTFAKRDGDSYVVNGRKVWISKALESEKILLLTRTESREDAEKRGGKPTDGLTLFLTDIDRDHVDIRPIKKMGRNAVSSNEVFIDDLRVPVADRIGEEGKGFSYILHGLNPERMLIAAEALGIGRVALDRAVKYANERVVFDRPIGMNQGIQFPLADSLARLDAAELILRKATWLYDNGKSCGREANMAKYLCADAGFAAADRALQTHGGMGYSEEYHISRFFREARLMKIAPVSQEMILNFLGANVLGLPKSY; from the coding sequence ATGAGCTTCGAATTGACCGAGGATCAGGAGCTGATCCGTAAGTCGGTGCGGGAGCTGGCATCACGCTTCGATGACCACTACTGGATGGAGAAGGACCAGCAGCACGAGTTTCCTTCGGAGTTCTACGACGCGATCGCCGGTGGTGGCTGGCTCGGTATGACGATCCCCGAGGAGTACGGCGGCCACGGGCTTGGTATCACCGAGGCGACGATCCTGGCCGAAGAGGTCGCTCGTTCCGGTGGCGGCATGAACGCGGCGAGCTCCATCCACATGTCGATCTTCGGAATGCAGCCGGTGGTGGTATTCGGCTCCGACGAGATGAAGGCTGCGACCCTGCCGCGGATCGTCAACGGCGACCTGCACGTATGCTTCGGCGTCACCGAACCCGGTGCCGGACTTGATACTTCGCGTATCACGACATTCGCCAAGCGCGACGGTGACAGTTATGTCGTCAACGGCCGCAAGGTGTGGATCTCCAAGGCGCTGGAATCCGAGAAGATCCTGCTGCTGACCCGCACCGAGAGCCGCGAGGACGCGGAGAAACGCGGGGGCAAGCCCACCGACGGCCTCACGCTGTTCCTCACCGACATCGATCGTGACCACGTCGACATCCGGCCCATCAAGAAGATGGGCCGCAACGCGGTCAGCTCCAACGAGGTGTTCATCGACGACCTGCGGGTCCCGGTCGCCGACCGGATCGGCGAAGAGGGTAAAGGCTTCTCCTACATCCTGCACGGGCTGAACCCGGAGCGGATGCTCATCGCCGCCGAGGCGCTGGGCATCGGCCGGGTGGCGCTGGACCGTGCGGTGAAGTACGCCAACGAGCGTGTGGTGTTCGACCGGCCGATCGGGATGAATCAGGGCATCCAGTTCCCGTTGGCCGACTCGCTGGCGCGTCTCGACGCGGCCGAGTTGATCCTGCGCAAGGCGACCTGGCTCTACGACAACGGAAAGTCGTGCGGCCGCGAAGCCAACATGGCCAAGTACCTGTGTGCGGATGCGGGTTTCGCAGCGGCCGACCGCGCGCTGCAGACCCACGGCGGCATGGGCTATTCCGAGGAGTACCACATCTCCCGGTTCTTCCGGGAGGCGCGCCTGATGAAGATCGCGCCCGTCAGCCAGGAGATGATCCTCAACTTCCTCGGCGCCAACGTGCTCGGTCTGCCCAAGAGCTACTAG
- a CDS encoding CaiB/BaiF CoA-transferase family protein, producing MTSAQGPAAPLAGITVVALEQAVAAPMCTRVLADFGARVIKVENPAGGDFARHYDDVVNGPGGLAAHFVWANRNKESIALDLKSAEGLEILHQLLDRADALVSNLAPGSTARLGISPDQLRERHPDVIAVEIDGYGAGGPLSNKRAYDLLAQSESGSCAVTGYPGKPAKPGPPIADISTGLYSALSIMALLISRDKRTRPGAAVSVSLFDTMMDLMGYPLTYAQHSGIDQEPLGMNSPAVAPYGSFDTADNQTVVLGTTNDREWQRLAREIIDRPDLADDPRYASNSDRCAHRDELNSAIQNWCAQHDLAHIQKTADAAGIGNARYNLPSEVLAHPQLSDRDRWRTVQTTAGPIEAILPPPIIEDYEQPMGPVPGLGEHTDALLAELGLSDNDIGRLREQGAVA from the coding sequence ATGACTTCTGCGCAAGGACCGGCAGCCCCGCTGGCCGGTATCACTGTCGTGGCGTTGGAGCAGGCGGTGGCGGCGCCGATGTGCACGCGCGTCCTGGCCGACTTCGGTGCCCGCGTCATCAAGGTGGAGAATCCGGCGGGTGGGGACTTCGCCCGGCACTACGACGATGTCGTCAACGGCCCGGGCGGTCTTGCGGCTCACTTTGTTTGGGCCAACCGCAACAAGGAATCGATTGCGCTGGACCTCAAATCGGCCGAGGGTCTGGAGATCCTGCACCAGTTGCTTGACCGCGCCGATGCGTTGGTGTCCAATCTCGCGCCGGGTTCCACCGCCCGGCTGGGCATCTCACCCGACCAGTTGCGAGAACGCCACCCTGATGTGATCGCCGTCGAGATCGACGGATACGGCGCGGGCGGCCCGCTGTCGAACAAGCGCGCCTACGACCTGCTGGCGCAGTCGGAGTCCGGATCGTGCGCGGTGACCGGCTATCCCGGGAAACCGGCCAAGCCCGGACCGCCGATCGCCGACATCTCCACCGGGCTGTACTCGGCGTTGTCGATCATGGCCCTGCTGATCTCGCGGGATAAGCGGACGCGTCCAGGCGCGGCCGTCAGCGTGAGCCTGTTCGACACGATGATGGACCTGATGGGGTATCCGCTGACCTACGCCCAGCATTCCGGAATCGACCAGGAGCCGCTGGGAATGAACTCCCCGGCCGTCGCGCCGTACGGTTCCTTCGATACCGCCGACAATCAGACGGTGGTGCTGGGCACCACCAACGACCGGGAATGGCAACGGTTGGCACGCGAGATCATCGACCGTCCCGACTTGGCCGACGACCCGCGGTACGCCAGCAACTCCGATCGGTGCGCTCACCGCGACGAACTCAACTCGGCCATCCAAAACTGGTGTGCGCAGCATGATCTCGCGCACATCCAGAAGACTGCTGACGCGGCTGGGATCGGCAATGCCCGCTACAATCTGCCCAGCGAGGTGCTCGCGCACCCGCAGTTGTCCGATCGTGACCGCTGGCGGACGGTGCAGACCACCGCCGGTCCGATCGAGGCCATCCTGCCGCCGCCGATCATCGAAGACTACGAGCAGCCGATGGGTCCGGTACCCGGCCTCGGTGAGCACACCGACGCGTTGCTGGCCGAATTGGGCCTGTCGGACAACGACATCGGCAGACTGCGGGAGCAGGGTGCCGTCGCATGA
- a CDS encoding thiolase family protein: MRETVIVEAVRTPVGKRNGGLSGMHAADLSGVVLNALAERIGLDPATVDDVVWGCVSQVGDQSSNIGRFSVLAAGWPESIPGTTVNRACGSSQQALDFAAQAVMSGQQDVVVAGGVEVMSRVPLGSARATGMPYGPKVLERYDDFSFNQGISAEMIAQKWGLSRTDLDEFSARSHELAAAAQDRGAFDDQIVPVATDSCVVSADEGIRRGTTVEKLAGLKPAFTEDGVIHAGNSSQISDGAAALLVTSAEYAAAQGWTPLARYVAGAVAGANPVMMLTGPIPATEKVLGKTGLSIDDIGVYEVNEAFAPVPLAWQADTGAKAERLNPLGGAIALGHPLGGSGAVLMTRMLYHMRDNGIRYGLQTMCEGGGTANATVVELIG, translated from the coding sequence ATGCGGGAAACGGTGATCGTCGAGGCGGTCCGCACCCCGGTCGGTAAGCGAAACGGCGGGCTGTCCGGCATGCATGCCGCCGACCTGTCGGGGGTGGTGCTGAACGCACTCGCCGAACGCATCGGCCTGGACCCGGCGACGGTCGATGACGTGGTGTGGGGTTGCGTGTCCCAGGTCGGTGACCAGTCGAGCAATATCGGCCGGTTCTCGGTTCTGGCCGCCGGCTGGCCGGAATCCATTCCGGGCACGACGGTCAACCGGGCCTGCGGATCCAGTCAGCAGGCACTGGATTTCGCCGCGCAGGCGGTGATGTCCGGCCAGCAGGACGTGGTGGTCGCCGGCGGTGTCGAGGTGATGAGCCGTGTTCCGCTCGGCTCGGCACGTGCCACCGGCATGCCGTATGGCCCCAAGGTGCTCGAGCGTTATGACGACTTCTCGTTCAACCAAGGCATTTCCGCGGAGATGATCGCGCAGAAGTGGGGACTCTCCCGGACCGACCTCGACGAGTTCTCGGCGCGCAGCCACGAACTGGCCGCTGCGGCACAGGATCGCGGGGCCTTCGACGACCAGATCGTCCCGGTGGCCACCGACTCATGCGTGGTGAGCGCCGACGAAGGCATCCGCCGGGGGACCACCGTCGAGAAACTGGCCGGGCTCAAACCGGCGTTCACCGAGGACGGCGTCATCCACGCCGGCAACTCGTCGCAGATCTCGGACGGCGCGGCCGCTCTGCTGGTCACCAGCGCGGAATATGCTGCCGCACAGGGCTGGACACCGCTGGCGCGCTATGTCGCCGGGGCAGTCGCCGGCGCCAACCCGGTGATGATGCTGACCGGTCCGATTCCCGCGACGGAGAAGGTGCTGGGCAAGACCGGCCTGAGCATCGACGACATCGGGGTGTACGAGGTCAACGAGGCGTTCGCGCCGGTGCCGCTGGCGTGGCAGGCCGACACCGGCGCCAAGGCCGAGCGGCTGAACCCCCTCGGCGGCGCGATCGCGCTGGGTCACCCGCTGGGCGGCTCCGGCGCGGTGCTGATGACGCGCATGCTGTACCACATGCGCGACAACGGAATTCGCTACGGCCTGCAGACGATGTGTGAGGGCGGCGGCACCGCGAACGCCACCGTCGTCGAACTGATCGGCTGA